A stretch of DNA from Natrinema halophilum:
CGACGGTCCCTCTCCGTTTACAGCGGGGAGGATGTCACGTGCACATCGTTGACAGGGTCGGATAGTTTTGGCAAGTCCTATATCCTTTTACGCACCCACTACGGACTCGTACATCATGACGAGTAGATGCGCGCAGGCAGGAGGTGTCGGCGATGGGTGACGGGCCAGATTCAGGCGATGAGGACGATCCCGACGCCGAGACCGACGGGGGCGTCCGTGCCTATACCGTCAGACTCGAACTCGTCGACGAGCCCGGCGAGTTGCTTCGCGCTCTCGCCCCCATCGCCGAAAGCGGCGGCAATCTGCTGAGCATCCACCACGAACGCGGCAATATCACCCCTCGCGGGCACATCCCCGTCGAAGTCGACCTCGAGTGTCCCCCCGATCGATTCGACGACATCGTTCAGGCACTGCGCGACGCCGGCGTCAACGTCATCCAGGCCGGTGAAGAACACTACGGCGAAGAAGTCAACGTGGTTCTGGTCGGTCGCCTCGTCGAGACCGACCTCTCGAACACGCTCTCGCGAATCGAAGACGAAGCCGACGCCGTCGTCCTCGATCTTTCGCTGGCAGCACCCGATGGAACCGAAGGCATCGCGAGCGCTCGCGCCCGACTCGCGATCGATTCCGGCCGAACCGAAGATGCGCTCGCGGCCATTCGATCGATCGGGACGGACAAGGAACTGACCATCGTCGAACCCCTGCTCGGAGGTGAGGCCTGATGCGACTCGCGATTCTCGGCGCCGGAGACGTCGGACAGTCGGTCGCCGATCTCGCCGGGGAGTACGGCCACGAAGTCGTCGCACTCGCTGACTCCACCAGCGCGACAGTCGACTCGGACGGCATCGCCGTCCGAGACGTTCTCGAGCGCAAGGTCGGCGACGACGCGCTCGGAAGCGACGATCCCGAGGACGTCTTCGGTATCGAATACGACGTGCTGGTCGAAGCGACACCGACCACGCTCGGCGACGCCGAACCCGGTTTCACCCACGTCCAGCGCGCGCTCGAGGCCGACCGCAACGTCGTCCTCGCGAACAAGGGACCAGTCGCCGAACGCTATGCGGAACTCCGCGCGCTCGAAGCCGAAAGCGCCGGCTCGATCCGATTCGAGGCGACGGTCGGCGGCGCAATTCCAGTTCTCTCTACGATCGAAGACTGTACGCCGCAGGCAGTCACCGCAGTCCGTGGCGTCCTCAACGGCACTGCAAACTTCATTCTCACCCGGATGGCCGCCGAAGGACTCGACTACGAACACGTCCTCGCGGAAGCCCAGGACCTGGGGGTTGCCGAGGCCGACCCGACCTTCGACGTCGACGGCACCGATGCCGCACTGAAGTTCGTCATCCTGGCGAACGTACTGGCCGACGGCGGCTTCGCACTCGACGATGCGACGGTCGAGGGCATTCAAAATATTCCCGGCAGTGCACTCGATCTCGCGGCCGAAGACGGTCGGACGATACGTCTCATCGGCGAAGCAACTCGCGACGGCGTTCGGGTCGGGCCACGCCTCGTTCCCGAAAACGGCGCCCTCGCGGTTACTGGAACCAGAAACATCGTCCAAATAGAAACTCGTAACGCCGGGTCCCTCCACTCGAGCGGTCGCGGCGCTGGTGGCCCGGAGACGGCGACCGCCGTGCTCTCCGACGTCGGCCGGCTTCCGCCGCTGTGATTCGGAGTCCGTTTCGAGATACCGTTGTCCCCCGGTCAGGTCGCCCTCCGATATCAGTCGTCTGCGCGTGTTCTCACCGAAACCGACCATCGGTACTCGAGGGAACTGGCGGTTACATCGAAAACAGCGCGAACGCCCACGACTTCAATCGTGAGAGCAGTCAGGTCGGGTTCCGTTCTCGTCCCTCACGTTCGATAGCCGACGGCCGAACCTTCCCTGCCGTGTGAATACTAGGCAAACCGCAAGACAGCGCCGGGTTGTGCTGAATACGCTTTCGAAATGGTTTTAACCGCAACGAGCCAAAGAGACCGATATAAGCGCCTCTGCGCGTGAG
This window harbors:
- a CDS encoding amino acid-binding protein, with product MGDGPDSGDEDDPDAETDGGVRAYTVRLELVDEPGELLRALAPIAESGGNLLSIHHERGNITPRGHIPVEVDLECPPDRFDDIVQALRDAGVNVIQAGEEHYGEEVNVVLVGRLVETDLSNTLSRIEDEADAVVLDLSLAAPDGTEGIASARARLAIDSGRTEDALAAIRSIGTDKELTIVEPLLGGEA
- a CDS encoding homoserine dehydrogenase, with the protein product MRLAILGAGDVGQSVADLAGEYGHEVVALADSTSATVDSDGIAVRDVLERKVGDDALGSDDPEDVFGIEYDVLVEATPTTLGDAEPGFTHVQRALEADRNVVLANKGPVAERYAELRALEAESAGSIRFEATVGGAIPVLSTIEDCTPQAVTAVRGVLNGTANFILTRMAAEGLDYEHVLAEAQDLGVAEADPTFDVDGTDAALKFVILANVLADGGFALDDATVEGIQNIPGSALDLAAEDGRTIRLIGEATRDGVRVGPRLVPENGALAVTGTRNIVQIETRNAGSLHSSGRGAGGPETATAVLSDVGRLPPL